In Bacillus toyonensis BCT-7112, a single window of DNA contains:
- a CDS encoding aspartate aminotransferase family protein, protein MKTKQTDELLAKDEQYVWHGMRPFSPSSTMVGAKAEGCWVEDIHGKRYLDGMSGLWCVNSGYGRKELAEAAYEQLQTLSYFPMSQSHEPAIKLAEKLNEWLGGEYVIFFSNSGSEANETAFKIARQYYAHKGEPHRYKFMSRYRGYHGNTMATMAATGQAQRRYQYEPFASGFLHVTPPDCYRMPEMESQNIYDVECVKEVDRVMTWELSETIAAFIMEPIITGGGILMPPQDYMKAVHETCQKHGALLISDEVICGFGRTGKAFGFMNYDVKPDIVTMAKGITSAYLPLSATAVKKEIYEAFKGTGEYEFFRHINTFGGNPAACALALKNLEIMENEDLIGRSAQMGSLLLEQLKEEIGEHPLVGNIRGKGLLVGIELVNDKETKEPIDNDKIATVVNACKEKGLIIGRNGMTTAGYNNVLTLAPPLVISSEEIAFVVGTLKTAMERI, encoded by the coding sequence ATGAAAACGAAACAAACTGACGAATTATTAGCAAAAGATGAGCAATATGTTTGGCACGGCATGCGTCCCTTTAGTCCAAGTAGTACAATGGTAGGGGCAAAAGCAGAAGGGTGCTGGGTTGAAGATATACATGGAAAAAGATATTTAGATGGTATGAGTGGTCTTTGGTGTGTGAATAGTGGGTACGGAAGAAAAGAACTCGCAGAAGCGGCTTATGAACAATTACAAACATTATCGTACTTTCCGATGTCGCAATCACATGAGCCAGCAATAAAGCTTGCTGAAAAGTTAAATGAGTGGCTTGGAGGAGAATATGTTATTTTCTTCTCAAATAGTGGGTCAGAAGCGAATGAAACAGCTTTTAAAATAGCAAGGCAATACTATGCACATAAAGGTGAACCACATCGTTATAAATTTATGTCACGTTACCGAGGATATCATGGAAATACAATGGCGACAATGGCAGCGACGGGACAAGCGCAGCGTAGATATCAATATGAGCCTTTTGCCTCAGGATTTTTACACGTAACACCGCCAGATTGTTATCGTATGCCAGAAATGGAATCACAAAATATTTATGATGTAGAGTGTGTGAAAGAAGTAGATCGTGTTATGACATGGGAATTAAGTGAAACGATAGCCGCATTTATTATGGAGCCGATCATTACAGGCGGAGGTATTTTAATGCCACCACAAGACTATATGAAAGCTGTTCATGAAACATGTCAAAAACACGGTGCGCTACTCATTAGTGATGAAGTGATTTGTGGTTTCGGGCGTACAGGAAAAGCATTTGGATTTATGAACTATGATGTTAAGCCTGATATCGTTACGATGGCGAAAGGTATTACGAGTGCATACTTACCATTATCAGCAACAGCTGTGAAAAAAGAAATTTATGAAGCATTTAAAGGAACTGGGGAATATGAATTTTTCCGCCATATTAATACATTTGGTGGAAACCCGGCGGCTTGTGCATTAGCACTTAAAAACTTAGAGATTATGGAAAATGAAGATTTAATTGGACGCTCTGCACAAATGGGCTCACTTTTATTAGAGCAATTAAAAGAAGAAATCGGGGAACATCCGCTAGTTGGAAATATTAGAGGGAAAGGTCTATTAGTAGGAATTGAACTAGTAAATGATAAAGAGACGAAAGAACCAATTGATAACGACAAAATCGCGACTGTTGTAAATGCTTGTAAAGAAAAAGGTTTAATTATAGGACGAAACGGTATGACAACAGCAGGGTATAATAATGTTTTAACATTAGCGCCGCCTCTTGTTATTTCAAGTGAAGAAATTGCTTTCGTTGTTGGTACGTTGAAGACAGCGATGGAGCGTATTTAA
- a CDS encoding DUF3986 family protein: MEKYDPSQHYHIGYYEDGYDLEVTAYKRIKEPVWDAYIPHYEVDDFYKKVEEMKLGEYIDDYGIKVYSFRDNIDDEEARTIFEKWLKTNEIV; this comes from the coding sequence ATGGAGAAATATGATCCTAGTCAACATTATCACATCGGATATTATGAAGATGGATATGATTTAGAAGTGACAGCGTACAAAAGAATAAAGGAACCAGTTTGGGATGCTTATATTCCGCACTATGAGGTAGACGATTTTTATAAGAAAGTGGAGGAAATGAAGCTAGGTGAATATATCGATGACTATGGCATTAAAGTATATTCATTTCGTGATAATATTGATGATGAAGAAGCAAGGACTATTTTTGAAAAATGGTTAAAGACGAATGAGATTGTTTAA
- a CDS encoding cation:proton antiporter, which produces MEFEFFFQIALILLSTKLAGDLSVRLGQPSVLGKLIVGIVIGPAVFGWIENSELLTQLSNVGVILLMFMAGLETDLEELNANRNSSLAVALGGIILPFVGGYISGLVMGMEQGNAVFLGLLLCATSVSISVQTLRDLGKMKTRESTTMLGAAVFDDILVVILLAFAMSFLGTDDVNLTMVILKKVVFFASIILIGWKGVPAIMRWLSPLRVSESIVSAALIICFSFAYFGELLGIAGIIGAFAAGIAISQTNYKHEVEKKVEPIAYAMFVPVFFVSIGMNITFDGIGNQIWFILALTVIAVFTKLIGCGFGARMTGFDAKSSAIIGAGMVSRGEVALIIAGTGLSSGLLAQDYFTAIVIVVILTTMITPPMLKYTFGAKDKAMKASK; this is translated from the coding sequence ATGGAATTCGAATTTTTCTTTCAAATTGCACTTATTTTATTAAGTACAAAGCTTGCTGGTGACCTTAGTGTTAGATTAGGTCAACCTTCTGTACTCGGTAAATTAATTGTCGGTATCGTTATCGGTCCAGCCGTATTTGGTTGGATTGAAAACTCAGAACTTCTAACACAATTAAGTAATGTTGGTGTTATTCTTTTAATGTTTATGGCTGGACTTGAAACAGACTTAGAAGAATTAAATGCAAATCGTAACTCTTCTTTAGCAGTTGCACTCGGAGGTATCATTCTTCCATTCGTAGGTGGTTATATTTCCGGTCTTGTTATGGGAATGGAACAAGGGAACGCTGTATTTTTAGGATTACTTCTATGTGCGACAAGTGTTAGTATTTCCGTTCAAACACTTCGCGATTTAGGTAAGATGAAAACACGTGAAAGTACAACGATGCTTGGAGCAGCTGTATTTGATGACATTCTTGTTGTTATTTTATTAGCATTCGCAATGAGCTTCTTAGGTACAGACGATGTTAACTTAACAATGGTTATCTTGAAGAAGGTCGTATTCTTCGCTTCTATTATTTTAATCGGATGGAAAGGTGTTCCAGCGATTATGCGTTGGTTATCACCACTACGCGTATCTGAGTCTATCGTGAGCGCGGCTCTTATTATCTGTTTCTCATTCGCATATTTCGGCGAATTATTAGGAATTGCTGGTATTATCGGTGCTTTCGCAGCTGGTATCGCAATTTCTCAAACGAACTACAAACATGAAGTAGAAAAGAAAGTAGAACCGATTGCTTACGCAATGTTCGTTCCAGTATTCTTTGTTAGTATCGGTATGAATATTACATTTGATGGTATTGGTAATCAAATTTGGTTCATCTTAGCATTAACAGTTATCGCTGTCTTCACAAAACTAATCGGTTGTGGATTTGGTGCACGCATGACTGGATTTGATGCAAAGTCTTCTGCAATTATCGGTGCTGGAATGGTTTCACGTGGTGAAGTTGCACTTATCATCGCAGGAACAGGTCTTTCTTCTGGACTATTAGCACAAGATTACTTTACAGCTATCGTTATTGTCGTTATTTTAACTACAATGATTACACCACCAATGTTAAAATACACTTTTGGTGCCAAAGATAAAGCAATGAAAGCAAGTAAATAA
- a CDS encoding MerR family transcriptional regulator: MLINKRFTIGEMAKMHNIAESTLRYYDEKGIFHPSIVDPQTNYRYYTIDQFSLLDTIKFLRQLNIPLKEIKKYIDERNPSYALNLLEKQQEMMLKKQREIEYALAKMEHRIYVIKEATKVKAEKIIVKEIPQRKITAIAVAPNTTDDMFEYYIHSLQKNMKQIDNSLFSGDIGVTVAKKALIQNEFQSYNSVFILLDYMPFQVHSSDEIKAGIFACAYHHGPYEETDETYKELMKYISQEGYEVSGDSIEIALIDWSVTENPEEQVTEIQIPIMKKQ; the protein is encoded by the coding sequence ATGTTAATAAACAAACGCTTTACAATTGGAGAAATGGCAAAAATGCATAATATCGCAGAATCTACATTAAGGTATTATGATGAAAAAGGAATTTTTCACCCGTCTATTGTCGATCCGCAAACGAATTATCGTTATTACACAATTGATCAGTTTTCACTGTTAGATACGATTAAATTTTTACGACAGTTAAATATTCCGTTAAAGGAAATTAAGAAATATATTGATGAGCGGAACCCATCTTATGCGCTTAATTTACTTGAAAAGCAACAAGAAATGATGTTAAAGAAGCAAAGAGAAATTGAGTATGCTTTAGCAAAAATGGAACATAGAATTTATGTAATTAAGGAAGCGACGAAAGTAAAAGCTGAAAAAATCATAGTTAAAGAAATCCCGCAGCGAAAGATTACAGCGATTGCGGTTGCACCAAATACAACAGATGATATGTTTGAGTATTATATCCATTCGTTGCAGAAGAATATGAAACAAATAGATAATAGCTTATTCTCTGGAGATATCGGTGTAACGGTTGCCAAAAAAGCATTAATTCAAAATGAATTTCAATCATACAATAGTGTTTTTATTCTTTTGGATTATATGCCTTTTCAAGTACATAGTTCAGATGAAATTAAAGCAGGTATATTTGCGTGTGCTTATCATCATGGACCATATGAAGAAACAGATGAAACATACAAGGAGTTAATGAAATACATCTCTCAAGAGGGATATGAAGTGAGCGGAGATTCGATTGAGATTGCATTAATTGATTGGTCTGTAACAGAAAATCCAGAGGAGCAAGTAACGGAAATTCAAATCCCTATAATGAAAAAACAATGA
- a CDS encoding MATE family efflux transporter has product MEATEKLREKPIKSLFISYLIPAVLGMVLMSVNIVIDAVMISRGVGANGLAGVNVAIPAFSIFFSISLWIGMGGATLYSIALGENKLERARSIFTQSMTVAVIIVGVLAAICVWRIEDLAYLFGANEVILPYALDYLHVLLTFGMIYVLENILSTFIRNDGNPNLAMAGLVVTAVLNIVFDYIFIFIFGWGVTGAASATILSAAIGFLVLLTHFFRKSSILKWTKFHFEWDTVKQIMVIGFPSFTAESTVAIVTIGFNIAFVQYAGEVGVASYAMVNSIHAMALLLFFGVGAALQPIASFHYGANLSERLREGLQFAVKIAVVLGGIAIIVGLFFGKYIIGLFDVQSPELLKLTLTGISLFFIQYVFLGYNIVYGEYFQSVRQTKKSVLIIMSRGLLFIIPLLWIMPKLFGINGIWLVMPVAEVLTAIIVFTMNRMKHPVPLHMAGKKEAI; this is encoded by the coding sequence ATGGAAGCAACAGAAAAATTAAGAGAAAAACCGATAAAAAGTTTATTTATTTCATATTTAATACCAGCAGTTCTCGGAATGGTATTAATGTCAGTTAATATTGTGATTGACGCGGTCATGATTAGTAGGGGAGTTGGAGCGAACGGTTTAGCGGGAGTAAACGTCGCTATTCCAGCATTTTCGATTTTCTTCTCCATTTCACTATGGATTGGAATGGGCGGAGCAACATTATATTCGATTGCACTAGGCGAAAATAAACTTGAAAGAGCAAGGTCTATTTTTACGCAATCTATGACTGTAGCAGTTATTATCGTAGGCGTTTTAGCGGCTATTTGCGTATGGAGAATAGAAGATTTAGCATACTTATTCGGTGCAAATGAAGTGATTTTACCGTATGCGTTAGACTATTTACACGTGTTATTAACATTTGGAATGATATACGTGTTAGAAAATATTTTAAGTACATTTATACGAAATGATGGAAATCCTAATTTAGCAATGGCAGGTCTTGTTGTAACGGCTGTATTAAACATAGTGTTTGACTATATCTTTATTTTCATCTTTGGATGGGGTGTAACAGGTGCTGCTTCAGCGACTATTCTTTCGGCAGCAATTGGTTTCCTTGTATTATTAACTCACTTCTTTAGAAAGAGTAGTATTTTAAAGTGGACGAAATTCCATTTTGAATGGGATACAGTTAAACAAATAATGGTGATTGGTTTCCCAAGTTTTACAGCAGAAAGTACAGTAGCAATCGTAACGATTGGTTTTAACATCGCATTCGTTCAATATGCAGGAGAAGTAGGAGTCGCTTCCTATGCAATGGTGAATAGTATTCATGCGATGGCATTACTATTATTCTTTGGTGTTGGAGCAGCATTACAACCAATCGCAAGTTTTCATTACGGTGCAAATTTATCAGAAAGATTGCGTGAAGGATTACAGTTTGCTGTGAAGATTGCGGTTGTACTCGGAGGCATTGCGATAATTGTCGGATTATTCTTCGGGAAATATATCATTGGTCTATTTGATGTCCAATCGCCAGAACTATTGAAGTTAACGTTAACAGGTATTAGCTTGTTCTTTATCCAATACGTATTTTTAGGCTACAACATTGTGTATGGAGAGTACTTCCAATCAGTGCGACAAACGAAGAAATCAGTACTTATTATAATGAGCCGAGGGTTACTATTTATTATTCCGTTGTTATGGATTATGCCAAAGTTATTTGGAATAAACGGAATTTGGCTCGTTATGCCGGTTGCGGAAGTATTGACAGCAATTATCGTATTTACGATGAATCGTATGAAACATCCTGTTCCGTTACATATGGCAGGAAAGAAAGAAGCAATATAA
- a CDS encoding DUF421 domain-containing protein: MLLFLCNVSFFFILFLLSLKLLGKSALAQLTPHDFGAIIFLSYLAFQAIPVAGALQAFLGMVVITCLHLLLTKLSLLNKLNRFILGHPIILIKHGDIIFENLQKSRYPIPELLSNLRVAGYPSVHEIEYAILEANGAISILPKRELVPLTPKDMNIHVKYAGLPIALIVDSQIQYDNLKLIHKDEKWLYKELKEKGITNIKNVAFASVQETDGSFAISLKE; this comes from the coding sequence TTGCTTCTCTTTTTATGTAACGTATCATTCTTTTTTATTTTATTTTTACTATCGCTTAAGTTACTCGGTAAATCTGCATTAGCACAACTAACTCCTCATGATTTTGGGGCTATTATTTTTTTATCTTATTTAGCTTTTCAAGCCATACCAGTCGCTGGTGCTTTACAAGCATTTCTCGGTATGGTCGTTATTACATGTTTGCACTTACTTCTTACAAAATTAAGCTTACTCAACAAACTAAATCGTTTCATTCTCGGACACCCCATTATTTTAATTAAACATGGTGATATTATTTTTGAGAACTTACAAAAAAGTAGATATCCCATACCCGAATTGCTTTCTAACCTTCGCGTCGCCGGATATCCAAGTGTTCATGAAATTGAATACGCTATTTTAGAAGCGAATGGAGCCATTAGCATTTTACCAAAGCGAGAACTTGTACCATTGACTCCAAAGGATATGAATATACATGTTAAGTATGCTGGATTACCAATCGCCCTTATTGTCGATTCTCAAATTCAATACGATAACTTAAAGTTGATCCATAAAGACGAAAAGTGGTTATATAAAGAGTTAAAAGAAAAAGGCATCACAAATATTAAAAATGTGGCTTTTGCGTCTGTTCAAGAAACGGATGGGTCTTTTGCGATTAGTTTAAAAGAATGA
- a CDS encoding YdcF family protein produces MRKKKIIKYIIAIITVCAVYAVFLQYNIYKHGHMKATDDADYIIVLGSKVNGTKPSYSLQYRIDKAAEYLKSHEKTIAIVSGGQGKGEDISEALAMKQGLMKQNIAEDRIIMEDKSTSTDENITFSKPLIPANMKKGMIVTNDFHMFRAKKIAAKQGLQLEGLPAKTPKPIIIPSNVREYLAITQYWFMNRI; encoded by the coding sequence ATGAGAAAGAAGAAAATAATTAAGTATATTATAGCAATTATAACGGTTTGCGCCGTGTACGCGGTTTTTTTACAATATAACATTTATAAGCATGGGCATATGAAAGCTACCGACGATGCTGATTATATCATTGTATTAGGCTCGAAAGTAAATGGTACGAAACCATCGTACTCATTACAATATCGTATTGATAAAGCAGCTGAATATTTAAAATCACATGAGAAAACAATCGCTATCGTATCTGGCGGACAAGGAAAAGGTGAAGATATTTCAGAAGCATTAGCGATGAAACAAGGATTAATGAAACAAAATATTGCAGAAGACCGTATTATAATGGAGGATAAATCAACGAGTACAGATGAGAATATTACATTCTCAAAACCGTTAATTCCAGCCAATATGAAAAAAGGTATGATCGTAACAAACGATTTCCATATGTTTAGAGCGAAAAAAATAGCAGCAAAACAAGGTTTGCAATTAGAAGGGCTTCCTGCCAAAACACCGAAGCCAATTATCATCCCATCGAATGTCCGAGAATATTTAGCCATTACGCAATATTGGTTTATGAATCGAATATAG
- a CDS encoding DUF4870 domain-containing protein, which translates to MKGNNILSSLCYFSIFFAPFLLPIIVYFVAEDEVKYHAKKAFWSHVFPYAILFAGLAVSGVYGLGFDQSDGAGIGMAITYAVFILVGIYYFIWNIVKGIKVLKAA; encoded by the coding sequence ATGAAAGGAAATAATATTCTATCTTCACTATGTTACTTTAGTATCTTTTTTGCACCATTTTTACTGCCAATTATCGTGTACTTCGTTGCGGAAGATGAAGTGAAATATCACGCGAAAAAAGCATTTTGGTCACATGTTTTTCCGTACGCAATCTTATTTGCTGGATTAGCAGTATCAGGCGTATACGGTTTAGGCTTCGATCAATCTGATGGCGCGGGAATTGGGATGGCTATCACATATGCAGTATTCATTCTTGTAGGAATTTACTACTTCATTTGGAATATCGTAAAAGGTATTAAAGTTTTGAAAGCAGCGTAA
- the nfsA gene encoding oxygen-insensitive NADPH nitroreductase: MNEIIHKMEQHVSVRKYKEESIPKDVVERMVQAAQHAASSHFVQAYSVVYVTDQDLKAKLAELSGNRHVKECAAFFVCCADLKRLEMACEKHGTEIKHEGVEDFIVATVDASLFAQNLALAAESLGYGICYIGGIRNNPKEVSELLHLPDKVYPVFGMTVGVPDEEHGVKPRLPVAAILHENGYDEKKYDELLNEYDETMSAYYKERSSNQKNITWTESMSSFMSKEKRMHMKEFLSEKGLNKK; this comes from the coding sequence ATGAATGAGATCATACATAAAATGGAGCAACACGTTTCAGTTCGTAAATATAAAGAAGAATCCATTCCGAAAGATGTAGTAGAAAGAATGGTTCAAGCTGCGCAGCATGCCGCTTCCTCGCATTTTGTACAGGCCTATTCTGTTGTATATGTAACCGATCAAGACCTAAAGGCTAAACTAGCAGAACTATCCGGAAATCGTCACGTGAAAGAGTGTGCAGCATTCTTTGTTTGTTGTGCAGACTTAAAGCGACTTGAAATGGCGTGTGAAAAGCATGGTACAGAGATAAAGCATGAAGGGGTGGAAGATTTTATCGTTGCGACGGTAGATGCTTCACTTTTTGCGCAAAACTTAGCACTAGCAGCGGAATCATTAGGATACGGTATTTGTTATATTGGTGGTATTCGTAATAACCCGAAAGAAGTGAGTGAATTGCTTCATTTACCGGATAAAGTATATCCTGTGTTTGGAATGACAGTCGGTGTGCCAGATGAAGAACATGGAGTTAAACCACGTTTACCGGTAGCAGCAATTCTTCATGAAAATGGATATGATGAAAAGAAATATGATGAATTATTAAACGAATATGATGAAACGATGAGCGCATATTACAAAGAAAGATCATCAAATCAAAAAAACATAACATGGACGGAATCAATGAGCTCATTTATGTCCAAAGAGAAAAGAATGCATATGAAAGAGTTTTTAAGTGAGAAAGGGTTAAATAAAAAATGA
- a CDS encoding sigma-70 family RNA polymerase sigma factor produces the protein MFMIFDSEEDLIIAMKKRDQDALKEVIDQYGKLILYIIHKSLSTPIEKQYVDDCYNDVFTIIWFQIEQFDIEKGNLKSWMIGITKLKALEYKKKVYKENKIDKDVEIDAGIHDKYEIEQEEIMEIVQDLNTKDRYIFLKRYIDGYSIDDIAKELKVTADYIYNRISRGKKKLQKLWKGSV, from the coding sequence ATGTTTATGATTTTCGATTCTGAAGAGGATTTAATTATAGCAATGAAAAAACGTGATCAAGATGCTTTGAAAGAAGTGATTGATCAATATGGAAAATTAATTTTGTACATTATTCATAAATCATTAAGTACCCCTATTGAAAAACAATATGTGGATGATTGTTATAATGATGTATTTACTATCATTTGGTTTCAAATCGAACAATTTGATATAGAAAAGGGCAACTTAAAATCTTGGATGATTGGTATTACTAAATTAAAGGCATTGGAATATAAAAAGAAAGTATATAAAGAGAATAAAATTGATAAAGACGTAGAAATAGATGCAGGTATCCATGATAAGTATGAAATAGAACAAGAAGAGATTATGGAAATCGTACAAGATTTAAATACAAAGGATCGATATATCTTTTTAAAGAGGTATATTGATGGATATTCCATTGACGATATTGCAAAAGAATTAAAAGTAACGGCTGACTATATATACAATCGAATCTCTCGTGGAAAGAAAAAACTTCAAAAACTGTGGAAAGGGAGTGTGTAA
- a CDS encoding PH domain-containing protein yields the protein MDKRLLSMLNELQYSEEEITRLEKEANESINIDKYYVRNGELLKKLTLQMLEESIRNELQAGEEIQKELLVDEGYMANNKVIPNIYYVGATFYYYIVLTNKRMIMKGLDCYFKKTNEHSMPIGDIQSISQHKKMKNVFEIKYNNNYIQFGSIAYAHEVAMIIMELKKRGVKVEKYTDFEKGFFLFFNILVIVSSGLCFIKYLM from the coding sequence ATGGATAAAAGATTATTATCGATGTTAAATGAGCTCCAATATTCAGAAGAAGAAATTACACGTTTAGAGAAAGAAGCGAATGAGTCTATAAATATAGATAAGTATTATGTGAGAAATGGAGAGTTATTAAAAAAATTAACTTTACAAATGTTAGAAGAATCAATTCGCAACGAATTACAAGCTGGTGAAGAAATTCAGAAGGAACTATTAGTAGATGAAGGATATATGGCAAATAACAAAGTTATACCGAATATATATTACGTAGGAGCTACTTTTTATTATTATATCGTTTTAACGAATAAAAGAATGATAATGAAAGGGTTAGATTGTTATTTCAAAAAAACAAATGAACATAGCATGCCAATAGGAGATATACAATCTATTTCGCAACATAAAAAAATGAAAAACGTTTTTGAGATTAAATATAATAACAATTATATACAGTTTGGAAGTATTGCGTATGCACATGAAGTTGCGATGATTATTATGGAGTTGAAAAAACGCGGAGTAAAAGTAGAAAAGTATACAGATTTCGAAAAAGGTTTTTTCTTATTCTTTAATATACTCGTGATAGTAAGTTCAGGTCTTTGCTTTATAAAATATTTAATGTAA
- a CDS encoding sulfite exporter TauE/SafE family protein, with amino-acid sequence MEITLIFICIILVASVLQASTGFGFSIMATPFLLMLFLPQEAIQINIILSLIISISLIWKIRMDVDFILLKRFIFGSIAGVPFGILIFISVNINTFKLTISILLLLLTLLLICNVKVRSTPFRDFVVGGLSGLLTTSIGMPGPPLLLYFTGTDTEKEKLRATTLAFYLFIYFISLLTQILFTGTNITIWKSSFYAIPIVFLGLFIGQIIFKWLNQQVFKIFTYILLSCTGIYLLIDSLHLL; translated from the coding sequence TTGGAGATTACATTAATTTTCATATGTATAATATTGGTGGCTTCTGTTTTGCAAGCCAGTACAGGTTTTGGCTTTTCTATAATGGCAACACCTTTCTTACTCATGTTATTCTTGCCACAAGAAGCTATACAAATAAACATTATTTTATCATTAATTATTTCCATATCACTCATTTGGAAAATAAGAATGGACGTTGATTTTATTTTACTGAAACGGTTTATTTTTGGAAGTATAGCCGGTGTACCTTTTGGAATTTTAATCTTCATTTCCGTTAACATAAACACTTTTAAATTAACAATTAGCATCCTACTCTTACTATTAACATTGTTGCTAATATGCAATGTTAAAGTTAGATCAACACCGTTTAGAGATTTCGTAGTTGGTGGATTATCAGGACTTTTAACGACGAGTATCGGTATGCCCGGACCTCCTTTGTTACTTTACTTTACAGGAACTGATACTGAAAAAGAGAAGTTGAGAGCAACTACTTTGGCTTTTTATCTGTTTATATATTTCATTAGTCTACTAACTCAAATACTCTTTACTGGAACGAACATAACAATTTGGAAATCAAGTTTTTATGCAATTCCAATTGTATTTTTAGGTTTGTTTATAGGTCAAATTATTTTCAAATGGCTTAATCAACAAGTTTTTAAAATATTTACATATATCCTTTTGAGCTGTACAGGTATTTATCTTCTTATTGATAGTTTGCATTTGTTATAG
- a CDS encoding MFS transporter: MSVSYSTLLKTNTNFRKLFYGQTLSVLGDWFHTVALFTFVYSVTESPFMIALTFMSKGLPQLLLSPFIGGFVDRFPTKKIMISTDVLRGVIVLTYLLATYKIEIIFVANICLSVLSCLFEPAKQSTLKMIIRQKHLVTANTLSSTVNGFMSIMGASLGGIIAQALSIEIAFIINSLSYFVSALIIYKLNIPSHKKFNIKKSFFVDIKDGYTYILQKKIILALILVGISWGIIGGAYQLLLTIYAERIFHANIGILYSAQGLGLIIGSLFVNLYVCKNKETMKKAFGLAYLLQGFFFLGFVLSNQLIIGIITLLCMRIAGGIIVPLDTTLLQMYTEENMIGKVFSFHYSIYGSLIQLSMFITGWLLETLSPQVIGCLLAICCIFVSFIWLFLFYRGKLSEAPTDTI, from the coding sequence ATGTCAGTTTCTTATTCCACACTGCTTAAAACAAATACAAACTTTAGAAAGCTGTTTTATGGTCAAACATTAAGTGTACTGGGAGATTGGTTTCATACGGTAGCTTTATTCACATTCGTTTATAGCGTAACAGAATCTCCGTTTATGATCGCACTAACTTTTATGAGTAAAGGGTTACCTCAACTTCTTCTTAGTCCTTTTATTGGAGGGTTTGTGGATCGATTTCCAACAAAGAAGATTATGATTTCCACCGATGTTTTAAGAGGAGTTATTGTACTCACTTACTTATTAGCAACCTATAAGATTGAAATTATTTTCGTAGCTAATATATGTTTGTCGGTCCTCTCTTGCTTATTTGAGCCTGCTAAACAATCAACTTTAAAAATGATTATTAGGCAAAAACATTTAGTAACTGCAAATACACTTTCTAGTACAGTTAATGGCTTTATGTCAATTATGGGCGCCTCATTAGGTGGGATTATCGCCCAGGCTTTAAGTATAGAAATTGCTTTTATCATTAATAGCCTATCATACTTTGTTTCCGCTTTAATCATTTATAAGTTGAATATCCCTTCTCACAAAAAATTTAACATAAAAAAGTCATTTTTTGTGGATATAAAAGATGGATACACGTACATATTACAGAAAAAAATTATATTAGCATTAATTCTTGTCGGAATTTCATGGGGGATTATTGGTGGTGCTTATCAACTTCTTTTAACAATTTATGCCGAAAGGATCTTCCATGCTAATATTGGAATTTTATATAGTGCTCAAGGATTAGGTCTTATTATTGGTAGTCTATTCGTTAATCTATATGTATGTAAAAATAAGGAGACAATGAAAAAAGCATTTGGCTTGGCGTACTTACTACAAGGATTTTTCTTTCTCGGATTCGTTCTATCCAATCAGCTTATTATCGGTATTATTACTTTACTCTGCATGCGTATCGCAGGGGGCATTATCGTCCCTTTAGACACAACCTTATTACAAATGTATACCGAAGAAAACATGATTGGTAAAGTTTTTTCATTTCATTATTCCATATATGGTTCTCTCATTCAGCTATCTATGTTTATTACAGGCTGGCTTTTAGAAACCCTTTCTCCGCAAGTAATTGGTTGCCTGTTAGCTATATGTTGTATTTTTGTTAGTTTTATATGGCTTTTCTTATTTTATCGCGGGAAGCTTAGTGAAGCTCCTACCGATACTATATAG